A single window of Nicotiana tomentosiformis chromosome 1, ASM39032v3, whole genome shotgun sequence DNA harbors:
- the LOC138907286 gene encoding uncharacterized protein, with protein MFDDEDMDGLMIPDNNALVISLLVHDTNVKRVLIDQDRSVNIILLRVVNEMKVNDKIIPKAWSLSGFDNLSIVTKREAMLATFEEGVIKDTKFQVIDADMTYNIILYYFAWSHSDMIGIPPEVMTHKLNEDPLHPPVKQKKRKQGAFKNQVIQDEIKTDPLDEEKTLFITDRGTYCYKVMPFGLKMLEPRIKDW; from the exons ATGTTTGATGACGAAGATATGGATGGCTTGATGATTCCCGACAAtaatgcactagtaatatctttacttgtacaTGATACTAATGTTAAACGAGTTTTGATAGACCAAGATCGCTCAGTGAATATCATTTTACTGAGAGTGGTAAATGAAATGAAAGTTAATGATAAGATCATACCAAAAGCGTGGTCATTATCTGGGTTTGATAATTTAAGCATCGTTACGAAAAGAGAAGCTATGTTGGCTACATTTGAAGAAGGAGTCATCAAAGACACAAAGTTTCAGGTAATAGATGCGGACATGACCTATAATATAATCTTAT attattttgcttggtcgcaTTCAGATATGATAGGTATACCACCGGAGGTGATGACTCATAAGCTGAATGAGGATCCATTACATCCACCTGTCAAGCAGAAGAAAAGGAAGCAAGGGGCATTTAAAAATCAAGTGATCCAGGATGAG ATAAAAACAGACCCTTTAGATGAGGAAAAAACCTTATTTATCACAGACAGGGGGACTTATTGCTACAAAGTCATGCCATTTGGCTTGAAAATGCTGGAGCCACGTATCAAAGATTGGTga